The window CCGATGGCGCGGGCGGTGAGCCGACGGCGAAAGAGGTTGAGCGTCCACGAGAAGATGCGGGTGAAGAGGATGATGCCGACCAGTCCGATAATAAAAGCCAGGCTCGGTTTTTGAGACAGGGCGTTCACGGCCCGAACAGCCACGAAAGGTTGAACGATGTCCACCAGGGCGACGCCGGTGGTGAGCAAGGCCACGCCCAGCACGCGGGCGCGTTGCGATTCAAGGTAAGAGGCGATTCGCGCCAGCAGTTGCGAGTCGGTGTACTGGCGGTCGTAGGCTTCGGTGTCGAGGGCGGAGAAGATGGAGGCCATGAGGGGGAAGAGAGAAGTTAGAGGATTGGAGAATTGGTTATTGGTTATTGGTTATTGGTGGAGTCGAGTCCAGCGTTGAGAGGAGTGAAGGAGGGCAAGGGTGAGAGCGTAGGGCGCGAGCATGAAGAGGAAGCTGATCTGCCACTTGGCGGCGTCCACCAGAGTGAGGTCGAAGAGCCAGAGCATCACGTCCAGCGTTTTGAGTGAGTTGGGAATCTGCCAGTGCCAAAAGAAGCTGAGCGGCAAGAGAAGGGCGGCGAGGGGCGCAAAGGTAGCGACGACGAGCGGATTCCGCCAGCGCAGGGCCAGGCCCACGCCCAGCGCCGCCGCCAACAGGTTCAGCCCCCACAGTCCCAGGGCAATCAACAGCCACGTCAGGCCGACACTGGCCGACGGCATGGCGCAGACCGAGTAATCCATTCGCGGGTTGTAGTCGCCGGTGTGATAAAAATGATTGACGCGGCACAGGAAGAGTGAGGCGTGAAGCGCCGAGTCCAACATGCCCACCACCAGCGGCGGCGCGAGGCCGACGGCCAGAGCCAGCAGGCCACGCGCGCGATAGAGCGCGGCGAAGACGTAGCCCTGCACGATGGAGGCGTCGGAGAGGGTGGTGGTCGTGAGCAACTCGTAACTGCCATCGCTCACGTTTCGGGCGGTGAGGCTCCCGGCGATCAGAGCCACAATGGGCGGCACAGCCGCCGCCAGCGCCGCGAACAGCATGGGCAGTAAATAGATCGGTGTGCGGAAGTTTGAATTGTGATCGGCCAGAAAGAGTTGAGTGCTCACCAGCAGAGTGGAAACGCCCAAACCAAACGCCAGCCAGAAGCAGACGCGGGCGGAGAGCCGGGAGGGCTTGGCAGTGAGGCGGGTGAGGAGAGGATTGGTGAAGAGAGTCATACGTGAAACGTCAATCGTCAGGTACGGCGCATCCAACGGCTGGCGAGGCGTATCACTGCAAAGGCAAGCGGGTACGATAAAGCCGGCAAGAGTGCATTACGAAACAACACAGATTCCGATGCTGTTAATTCAGCAGAAATAAACACCCACATCAGACACAATGCAACTGTCAACAAGAACAAAGGGGCAATGATGTTACCTAAGAAAAACTGCCGCTTGATAGCAAGAGCAACACCTGAAGACGCGGCCAGCCAGTTCAGACCCCACATGCCACCTACCCATATCAGCCAAGCCAGCAAGTTTTCTTGACTTGAGGAAACGATCAAAGTTCCATAATGGGGCCTTTCGCTCCAATAGGCGAGCCACACATCATTTCTGAGAAACTCAACCGCATGCCAGATAAAATACTTTGACCGATACGCCGAAGACACTATCAACATCAACGCTGGTGTCATAGCGAGCGAAAGGGCAAGCAAGTATCGAGCACGATAAAGCACGGCAAATGTATAACCAGAGACCATGCTGTGTTCTAGAAGTGCCGTTAGCCGAACAAGTTCAGCATCGGCGCTGATAATGTATCGTGTGGTAAAACTCATGGCAATAAGGATAATCACACCAGGCACAAAGAGGATCAGTAGAACTGATAGCACCACTAGAGTGTCAGACAAGTTAATTACAGACGATGCCCAAATCTTCCACGACAGAGGCCGGAGACTACAATCCATAGGATCAAGGCACATCAAGGCAAATCTTATATCGAAGGCCCATATACCGTACGCCAAGATCGTGATACCCAGTCCCAAAGCGATAAGGGTAGTTACAGCCAAACCAAGCCGAATATGGTTACCGACAAGCCTCACAAGAAATGGGTTGAGATGAAACCTTAGCATACTCTTATGCGCTACGTCCCCAACGCCTCATACCGCGTAAAAATTCTCCGGTATGGCTCGCTCTCGCGCATCAGCGTCGCGTGGTCGCCAACGGCGGCGACGCGGCCTTTGCGTAAGACCACGATCTGATCGGCCCAACGAATTTGCGAGAGGCGGTGAGTGATGAGGATCGTCGTGCGGCCCTCGGCGGCGTGCTCGATGGCCCGCTGAATCTGATCTTCGGTGGCCGAGTCAATCGCGCTGGTCGAGTCGTCGAGGATCAAAATGCGGGGGTTGGTGAGGAAGGCCCGGGCCAGGGCCAGGCGCTGGCGCTGTCCCCCGGAGAGAGTCACGCCCCGCTCGCCGATCACGGTCTGATAACCGTCTTTGAAGCCCATGATGAAATCGTGCGCCTGCGCCTCGCGCGCCGCCTGCTCGATCTGCGCCTGAGTCGCGCCGGGGCAACCGAAGGCGATGTTCTCGGCCACCGTGCGCGAAAACAAAAAGATGTCCTGCTCGATGATCGAAATTTGCTGGCGTAGAGACTCGATGTTCCAATCGCGCACGTCCACGCCATCCACGCAGACCTGGCCGGATGTAGCTTCGTAGATTCGATTGACCAACTTGGACAGCGTGCTCTTGCCGGCCCCGGTTTGGCCGACGATGGCGACCGTGTGGCCGGGTTCTACCTTGAACGAGACGTTTTCCAGCACGGGCGAGTCGGGGCCGCCTGCGGCGGCGTAGCCGAACGACACATCCCGAAATTCAATCGCCCCCTGAATCGGGGCCGCATAGCCTTCCTTGTTCTCGTCGAGTTCGGTCTCGGTGGTGATGAGTTGCAAAATGCGTTTGGCTCCG is drawn from Chloroflexota bacterium and contains these coding sequences:
- a CDS encoding ABC transporter ATP-binding protein; the protein is IGQRLERDTRAELYASLLGKSMTFHGFQPVGDIMARATNDVREINLMLNPGFNLVVGSAMFLLMPLAFAPGIHWSLFVAPLFFCVTYVFALAGYVRELSPVTDSVRRKFGALNTRLSEALDGIEIVKGAAQEPQEIERFERNAQAYRDETVRQGDIEARFLPLLLLGFTETAGFLHALLLHRTGQIDTGGVVSFMVLLQLFGFPAFVSLFAYSQVSLGLAGAKRILQLITTETELDENKEGYAAPIQGAIEFRDVSFGYAAAGGPDSPVLENVSFKVEPGHTVAIVGQTGAGKSTLSKLVNRIYEATSGQVCVDGVDVRDWNIESLRQQISIIEQDIFLFSRTVAENIAFGCPGATQAQIEQAAREAQAHDFIMGFKDGYQTVIGERGVTLSGGQRQRLALARAFLTNPRILILDDSTSAIDSATEDQIQRAIEHAAEGRTTILITHRLSQIRWADQIVVLRKGRVAAVGDHATLMRESEPYRRIFTRYEALGT